The following are encoded in a window of Amaranthus tricolor cultivar Red isolate AtriRed21 chromosome 2, ASM2621246v1, whole genome shotgun sequence genomic DNA:
- the LOC130805645 gene encoding uncharacterized protein LOC130805645 produces MPRGGGRGCIARSEPQETRNDFADDTTQDARVQALENQLRMMERNNERLLNLMEKQMSRFHEDDEGKFYKRLSSHQTPKYDGEPDPVRFEDWIAEMEKLLEAINCPSRMKVKLATFYLIGTAELWWKTVKQAAIDSKWEEFIKKLRNQFYPPSLQRKKKNEFLFLRQGTMLVIEYASKFRELARFATEIVISDRGKAIRFFEGLNLRIQKGTPRYQDFDDLYNQALEYERILEKEDGFNKRKNESSGGSKYKKARNEGKKPFQTVARPTQWKCRLCGKDHRGRNCNGKIVCYKCHKEGHLANNCGETFNQSRTTSKAAGNRAFGT; encoded by the coding sequence ATGCCAAGAGGTGGTGGTAGAGGGTGTATCGCAAGAAGTGAACCTCAAGAGACGAGGAATGATTTTGCTGATGACACGACCCAAGATGCAAGAGTTCAGGCTCTGGAAAATCAGTTAAGAATGATGGAAAGGAATAATGAGAGGCTGCTGAACTTAATGGAGAAGCAGATGAGTCGTTTCCATGAAGATGATGAGGGGAAATTTTATAAGAGATTGTCTAGTCATCAAACTCCAAAATATGATGGAGAACCTGATCCAGTTCGTTTTGAGGATTGGATTGCAGAAATGGAGAAACTGTTGGAGGCTATAAACTGCCCGTCAAGGATGAAAGTGAAATTAGCCACATTCTACTTAATAGGCACTGCTGAATTATGGTGGAAGACTGTAAAACAAGCCGCCATAGATTCTAAATGGGAAGAATTTATAAAGAAGCTTCGTAATCAATTTTACCCACCCTCTCttcagagaaagaaaaagaatgaattCTTATTTCTGAGGCAAGGAACTATGTTAGTGATCGAGTACGCAAGTAAGTTCAGAGAGCTGGCTAGATTCGCTACCGAAATAGTGATCTCTGATCGGGGCAAGGCGATTAGATTTTTTGAAGGTCTGAACCTCAGGATCCAAAAAGGCACTCCTAGATATcaagattttgatgatttgtacAATCAAGCGTTGGAGTACGAGCGTATATTGGAAAAAGAAGACgggtttaataaaagaaagaatgaatctAGTGGGGGCAGTAAGTACAAGAAGGCCAGGAATGAGGGGAAGAAGCCGTTTCAAACTGTAGCAAGGCCGACACAGTGGAAATGTAGGTTATGTGGAAAAGATCATCGAGGCCGAAACTGTAATGGGAAGATTGTATGCTACAAGTGTCATAAGGAGGGACATCTGGCTAATAACTGCGGTGAAACGTTCAATCAGAGCAGAACAACATCGAAAGCTGCAGGAAACAGAGCATTTGGCACTTAG